A single genomic interval of Anopheles marshallii chromosome 2, idAnoMarsDA_429_01, whole genome shotgun sequence harbors:
- the LOC128710210 gene encoding uncharacterized protein LOC128710210, producing the protein MQEVVQLLQQDSSLYALSYEEALQRVLTSKYVLIGNTGTVRMAMETLEEMQRCNITENDLYRMEDMIALRIPSTYAYRKMINYEILRYYSNGINNRMREAMKPDLHICYKWNRFYRISMHSMLFQHHLFGMGVALAVALLGLEVLYYLLKKRIR; encoded by the exons ATGCAAGAGGTTGTGCAGCTACTGCAGCAAGACAGTTCGCTGTACGCGTTGTCATACGAGGAGGCTCTGCAGCGTGTACTGACTTCGAAGTATGTGCTCATTGGCAACACTGGAACGGTCCGCATGGCCATGGAAACGCTGGAGGAAATGCAACGTTGTAAC ATCACCGAAAATGACTTGTATCGAATGGAAGATATGATTGCGCTTAGGATACCATCAACTTACGCCTACCGTAAAATGATCAACTACGA AATCCTGCGATATTATTCGAATGGCATAAACAACCGCATGAGGGAAGCAATGAAGCCGGATCTACACATATGTTACAAGTGGAATCGTTTTTATCGCATATCTATGCATAGCATGCTATTTCAGCATCACTTATTTGGAATGGGTGTTGCACTAGCTGTTGCTTTGCTTGGACTAGAGGTATTGTACTATCTCTTAAAGAAACGGATACGATAA
- the LOC128709789 gene encoding acyl-CoA Delta-9 desaturase — translation MADHNENFAPNPDLGDAKQSQQPPSSSGTKEDQTQPTGSASVSSFSRDTKREASWPSVLFYIHLNILGVYGIFVLFSHTSVITCIFTFLLTLCGILGVTAGAHRLWAHRTYEATPLLRFTLMIFQTLAGQGSIYDWVRLHRLHHEKYRTVDDPYYSDKDFLHAQVFANIRKLSPKQETLLEKVDMSDLEADRIVMFQRRFYWLLYLVLFVLLPINAPLEYWGDTVQAAIFVAFSLRYLIVLNVAWMVNSSHFVWGLDKSHKQSDSNMVFLVTKSYWPQYHYLLPFDYQSGEFGNYGAGCTTAFIRICAATGQAEKLQTMTTDAVKRGLTMAVDSGKPIVECLKQAGAEDMCNLNREHYLQNERLH, via the exons ATGGCCGATCACAATGAAAATTTCGCCCCCAATCCGGACCTGGGTGACGCAAAGCAATCACAGCAGCCACCATCCAGCAGCGGTACGAAGGAGGACCAAACACAGCCCACCGGAAGCGCCAGTGTCAGTTCCTTCTCGAGGGATACGAAGCGAGAGGCCAGCTGGCCGTCGGTACTGTTCTACATACATCTCAACATTCTAGGCGTGTACggaattttcgttttattttctcacacCTCAGTGATAACGTGTATCTTCA CATTCTTGCTCACACTATGCGGTATCTTGGGCGTCACGGCCGGGGCCCACCGTCTATGGGCGCATAGGACGTACGAAGCCACACCGTTGCTCCGCTTCACGCTGATGATCTTCCAAACGCTGGCCGGACAG GGTTCCATCTACGACTGGGTGCGCTTACACCGGCTACATCACGAAAAGTACCGCACCGTCGACGACCCTTACTACAGCGATAAGGACTTCCTGCACGCACAGGTGTTTGCCAACATACGGAAGCTCAGCCCGAAACAGGAGACGCTGCTGGAAAAGGTCGACATGAGCGACCTGGAGGCGGACCGGATCGTCATGTTTCAGCGGCGCTTCTACTGGCTGCTGTACCTGGTGCTGTTTGTGCTGCTGCCGATCAACGCACCGCTCGAATACTGGGGCGATACCGTACAGGCAGCCATCTTTGTGGCGTTCTCGTTGCGCTACCTGATCGTCCTGAACGTTGCCTGGATGGTCAACTCGTCGCACTTTGTCTGGGGGCTGGACAAAAGCCACAAGCAGTCGGACTCCAACATGGTGTTCCTGGTGACGAAGAGCTACTGGCCGCAGTACCACTATCTGCTGCCCTTCGACTACCAGAGCGGGGAGTTCGGGAACTACG GTGCGGGATGTACCACTGCGTTCATACGCATCTGCGCTGCTACCGGGCAGGCTGAGAAGCTACAAACCATGACCACCGACGCCGTTAAGCGGGGACTCACGATGGCGGTGGACAGTGGCAAACCGATCGTTGAGTGTCTCAAGCAGGCCGGCGCTGAGGACATGTGCAATCTGAATCGTGAACACTATCTGCAAAATGAACGACTTCACTAG
- the LOC128710213 gene encoding acyl-CoA Delta-9 desaturase, whose translation MTPNVVDSVATDTDPNGLTTNTRSEAPRKRKQDTQSTINDQNNNSTTSDSGGGGVNHCDHDTGVPFRAQIRWPDFCAQLFVHVGFLIGFYYLVAFRAKFYTYLWTLGLVWATGLGITAGAHRLWSHKSYKARWPLRLLLMFLFTICGQRDAYTWAHDHRVHHKYSETDADPHNAKRGFFFAHVGWVFLTPHPEVVAKRKIIDMSDLEADPIVMLQRRFYIPLFALLVIGLPVLVPWYCWAEQLTIAFWVCFAFRFTTTLNIAFFVNSVAHMFGNKPYDKSISPVENLAVAIAAMGEGWHNYHHVFPWDYKTSELGSYLFNVTTGFIDCFARLGWAYERKSVPPEVVARRAAKCGDGTRFLTDEYAHQDAVWGYGDQDIPKEDVDAIVRTQC comes from the exons atgacACCTAATGTGGTGGACAGTGTAGCGACAGACACCGATCCGAACGGTCTCACAACAAACACGCGGTCGGAAGCGCCACGGAAAAGGAAACAGGACACCCAAAGTACAATCAAcgaccaaaacaacaacagtacaacCAGCgatagtggtggtggtggtgttaaTCACTGTGATCATGACACGGGCGTACCCTTTCGGGCGCAGATACGGTGGCCCGACTTTTGCGCCCAGCTGTTCGTGCACGTTGGCTTTCTGATTGGGTTCTACTATTTGGTGGCATTCCGCGCCAAGTTCTACACATATCTATGGA CCCTGGGATTGGTATGGGCCACCGGCTTGGGCATAACGGCCGGTGCTCACCGGCTATGGTCGCACAAATCGTACAAAGCCCGCTGGCCATTGAGGTTATTACTGATGTTCCTATTTACAATATGTGGGCAG CGTGATGCATACACGTGGGCACACGACCATCGCGTACACCACAAGTACTCGGAAACTGATGCCGATCCGCACAACGCCAAGCGTGGCTTTTTCTTCGCGCACGTGGGCTGGGTGTTTCTGACCCCACACCCGGAAGTGGTCGCTAAGCGGAAAATCATCGACATGAGCGACCTGGAGGCTGATCCGATCGTTATGCTGCAGCGCCGCTTTTACATTCCACTGTTTGCGCTGCTTGTTATCGGGCTGCCGGTGCTGGTGCCCTGGTACTGCTGGGCCGAGCAGCTAACGATTGCGTTCTGGGTGTGCTTTGCGTTTCGCTTTACCACCACGCTGAACATTGCGTTCTTTGTGAACAGTGTGGCGCACATGTTTGGCAACAAGCCGTACGATAAGAGCATCAGCCCGGTGGAAAATTTGGCCGTCGCAATCGCCGCGATGGGTGAGGGCTGGCACAACTACCATCACGTGTTCCCGTGGGACTACAAGACGAGCGAGCTGGGCAGCTATCTGTTTAACGTCACCACGGGCTTTATCGATTGCTTTGCACGCCTTGGATGGGCTTATGAGC GTAAATCCGTGCCACCGGAAGTTGTCGCACGTCGGGCGGCCAAGTGTGGCGATGGTACACGCTTCCTTACCGACGAGTACGCACACCAGGATGCCGTGTGGGGTTACGGCGATCAGGACATACCAAAGGAGGACGTGGATGCTATTGTAAGGACACAGTGCTGA